From the genome of Spinacia oleracea cultivar Varoflay chromosome 2, BTI_SOV_V1, whole genome shotgun sequence, one region includes:
- the LOC110777900 gene encoding uncharacterized protein isoform X2, translated as MFSSVCEIYFPLYVLTSLPPKKKKKKNPKTSWKLYKLRYITFLYVLILKKNYLVKKRNFYIVVWKIFCKVVFFHKKVRESMENNWEKLLALRYLMANSHPFHGAFIPNDVYQFAHGKEEVRPTPNLVRKDHHIMDMEFVNPYYSPQSSTYGSESRRFALETVVTPPAKETAKSMFNRALPQQEAPMFVTSNPYYSPQSSTYSSDSNIFALDTMVTPPAKETAKSFLNRPLPQPKEAPTFNTSNPYYSPVSSTYNSCSTRKFALKTKETPPPTKEAANSKLHQALPIQSKNAPTVSPHLTSPDWSPLDDNITITYASSNETPPRKAIDEHMHRAIYGPTQMKRLPVFVDICL; from the exons ATGTTTTCCTCTGTTTGCGAGATATATTTTCCTCTGTATGTCTTGACAAGTctccctccaaaaaaaaaaaaaaaaaaaaatcctaaaacAAGTTGGAAACTATATAAACTCAGATACATAACTTTCCTGTATGTACTGAttttaaagaaaaattattTGGTCAAGAAACGTAACTTTTATATAGTCGTTTGGAAAATCTTTTGTAAAGTTGTTTTCTTCCACAAAAAAGTTAGGGAATCGATGGAAAATAATTGGGAAAAACTTTTAGCTTTGAGATATTTAATGGCCAACTCACATCCGTTTCATGGCGCATTCATTCCGAACGACGTTTATCAG TTTGCACATGGAAAAGAAGAGGTGCGTCCAACTCCCAATCTTGTCCGCAAGGACCACCACATAATGGATATGGAA TTTGTCAACCCATATTACAGTCCACAGTCAAGCACCTATGGGTCAGAGAGTAGAAGGTTTGCACTTGAGACAGTGGTAACTCCACCAGCAAAAGAAACAGCAAAGTCGATGTTCAACAGAGCTTTACCACAACAGGAGGCTCCAATG TTTGTTACCAGCAATCCATATTATAGTCCACAGTCAAGCACGTATAGTTCAGACAGTAACATATTTGCACTTGATACAATGGTAACTCCACCAGCAAAAGAAACAGCAAAGTCTTTTCTCAACAGACCTTTACCACAACCAAAGGAGGCTCCAACA TTTAATACCAGCAATCCATATTACAGTCCAGTGTCAAGCACATATAATTCATGCAGTACCCGCAAATTCGCACTTAAGACAAAGGAAACTCCTCCACCAACAAAAGAAGCAGCAAACTCCAAGTTACACCAAGCTTTACCTATCCAATCAAAGAATGCTCCAACTGTAAGCCCTCATCTCACAAGCCCAGACTGGTCTCCCTTGGATGACAACATTACAATAACTTACGCTTCAAGTAATGAAACTCCTCCAAGAAAGGCTATCGATGAGCATATGCACCGTGCAATTTATGGTCCGACTCAAATGAAAAGGCTCCCtgtttttgttgatatttgccTCTAA
- the LOC110777900 gene encoding uncharacterized protein isoform X1 produces MKGYYSSSSSSVNSSNGSPKMNLRNDSVSPMNLPKESVLMRYLRSGQPSDLDFSSSSSKRSPILTYHNSGSSSCKSPLSAVENLEDDVLVMDGILVDSNKVSKSAGKFRSPGSSDSSSNSAINLYKTELCMSWENSGVCHYGHKCQFAHGKEEVRPTPNLVRKDHHIMDMEFVNPYYSPQSSTYGSESRRFALETVVTPPAKETAKSMFNRALPQQEAPMFVTSNPYYSPQSSTYSSDSNIFALDTMVTPPAKETAKSFLNRPLPQPKEAPTFNTSNPYYSPVSSTYNSCSTRKFALKTKETPPPTKEAANSKLHQALPIQSKNAPTVSPHLTSPDWSPLDDNITITYASSNETPPRKAIDEHMHRAIYGPTQMKRLPVFVDICL; encoded by the exons ATGAAAGGCTattacagcagcagcagcagcagtgtGAATTCAAGTAATGGATCTCCAAAGATGAATCTCCGAAACGACAGTGTTTCACCGATGAATTTGCCAAAAGAATCAGTTCTGATGCGATACTTACGATCAGGCCAGCCGTCTGACCTTGATTTCTCTTCTTCATCGAGTAAGAGAAGTCCGATTCTTACTTACCACAACAGCGGCAGCAGTTCCTGCAAATCGCCATTGTCAGCTGTGGAGAACTTAGAGGATGATGTGTTGGTAATGGACGGAATTCTGGTTGATTCAAACAAGGTTTCGAAAAGCGCCGGAAAGTTCCGTTCGCCGGGGAGTTCTGATTCGTCGTCGAATTCGGCGATTAATCTTTACAAGACGGAGCTTTGTATGTCCTGGGAGAATTCCGGAGTTTGTCACTACGGCCATAAATGTCAG TTTGCACATGGAAAAGAAGAGGTGCGTCCAACTCCCAATCTTGTCCGCAAGGACCACCACATAATGGATATGGAA TTTGTCAACCCATATTACAGTCCACAGTCAAGCACCTATGGGTCAGAGAGTAGAAGGTTTGCACTTGAGACAGTGGTAACTCCACCAGCAAAAGAAACAGCAAAGTCGATGTTCAACAGAGCTTTACCACAACAGGAGGCTCCAATG TTTGTTACCAGCAATCCATATTATAGTCCACAGTCAAGCACGTATAGTTCAGACAGTAACATATTTGCACTTGATACAATGGTAACTCCACCAGCAAAAGAAACAGCAAAGTCTTTTCTCAACAGACCTTTACCACAACCAAAGGAGGCTCCAACA TTTAATACCAGCAATCCATATTACAGTCCAGTGTCAAGCACATATAATTCATGCAGTACCCGCAAATTCGCACTTAAGACAAAGGAAACTCCTCCACCAACAAAAGAAGCAGCAAACTCCAAGTTACACCAAGCTTTACCTATCCAATCAAAGAATGCTCCAACTGTAAGCCCTCATCTCACAAGCCCAGACTGGTCTCCCTTGGATGACAACATTACAATAACTTACGCTTCAAGTAATGAAACTCCTCCAAGAAAGGCTATCGATGAGCATATGCACCGTGCAATTTATGGTCCGACTCAAATGAAAAGGCTCCCtgtttttgttgatatttgccTCTAA